The Stygiolobus azoricus genome window below encodes:
- a CDS encoding CoA transferase subunit A — translation MDIKEAVNLVKDGDSITISGMSFHRNPMAFIYELIRSGKKGLYFIDREPGFGLEVLLKHGVVKKIRAAMATLEWFGIPPYFRKMIENKDVEFIEDTCGAFIAGIRAGAFGLPFMPVKGIIGSDLVKIHEKLEDWKVTKDPFSGEDILLVKAIVPDVAIIHVHKADDEGNSEILGPLYEDEYKAKAAKITIITAEEIVDKSYFYGKRPTINGEYVTAVVHAPRGAEPTSMFGLYDVDWEKVVEELQPI, via the coding sequence ATGGATATTAAAGAAGCTGTTAACTTGGTGAAGGACGGCGATTCGATCACCATTAGTGGTATGTCATTTCATAGAAATCCTATGGCGTTTATCTATGAGTTGATCAGGAGTGGTAAAAAGGGGTTATATTTTATTGACCGAGAGCCAGGTTTTGGGTTAGAAGTTCTTCTCAAGCATGGTGTGGTTAAAAAGATAAGGGCTGCTATGGCTACTCTCGAATGGTTCGGAATTCCTCCGTATTTTAGGAAGATGATAGAAAATAAAGACGTGGAATTTATTGAAGACACATGTGGTGCTTTTATCGCCGGTATTAGGGCTGGTGCGTTCGGGCTACCTTTTATGCCCGTCAAGGGGATAATAGGCTCAGACTTAGTTAAAATCCACGAAAAGTTAGAAGACTGGAAAGTTACTAAAGATCCCTTTTCTGGTGAAGATATCCTCTTAGTAAAAGCTATAGTCCCCGATGTAGCAATCATCCACGTCCATAAGGCAGATGATGAAGGCAACAGTGAAATATTAGGACCTCTATATGAAGACGAGTATAAGGCCAAAGCAGCCAAAATAACAATTATAACAGCAGAGGAAATTGTTGACAAGAGTTATTTCTACGGCAAAAGGCCTACAATAAATGGCGAATACGTGACCGCCGTAGTTCACGCTCCTAGGGGTGCCGAACCCACAAGTATGTTCGGGCTTTATGATGTAGATTGGGAAAAAGTAGTGGAAGAGTTACAGCCTATCTAG
- a CDS encoding CoA-transferase subunit beta, producing MSQIEYAIKAIAEQLEDNELVYIGLNSIPALIASFMARDLYGKKIRIIGVAEADNPKSVEVSPSTGNPFMVSNTPVFITADAFDLAQKGRLDVMFLGPVQIDKETNVNLSVIGDYHNPKVRLTGGAATAFILPLARKAILWNLKHSKRSLVEKVDFVTGTAKYSNNMVIVVTNLGVLKYDREKKTWFITAIYENTSLEEILNNTAFEVAASHTLRIITLRDDEREYIKSMDPYNLRSALA from the coding sequence ATGAGTCAAATAGAGTACGCTATAAAAGCTATTGCTGAACAGCTTGAAGATAATGAGCTAGTTTACATAGGGTTAAACTCAATTCCAGCTCTTATTGCCTCATTCATGGCAAGAGACCTTTACGGTAAGAAAATAAGGATAATAGGCGTTGCTGAGGCTGATAATCCTAAGTCCGTAGAAGTAAGTCCATCAACCGGTAATCCCTTCATGGTTTCAAACACTCCAGTGTTTATAACGGCAGACGCTTTCGATTTAGCTCAGAAGGGGAGACTTGATGTTATGTTTTTAGGACCGGTTCAAATTGACAAAGAGACTAACGTAAATCTCTCCGTAATAGGAGACTACCACAATCCAAAAGTAAGGCTGACAGGTGGAGCCGCAACTGCATTTATCTTACCCCTAGCTAGAAAAGCTATACTATGGAATTTAAAACACTCAAAAAGATCTCTCGTAGAAAAAGTCGACTTTGTGACGGGAACAGCAAAATATTCTAATAATATGGTAATAGTAGTTACTAACTTAGGGGTTCTAAAATACGACAGAGAGAAGAAAACTTGGTTCATAACTGCTATTTATGAAAACACCTCACTTGAAGAGATCTTAAATAATACAGCATTTGAGGTGGCTGCGTCACATACCTTACGAATTATTACGCTCAGAGATGACGAGAGGGAATATATAAAAAGTATGGATCCTTATAACTTACGTTCTGCCCTTGCATAA
- a CDS encoding YeeE/YedE thiosulfate transporter family protein, with product MITFTAPLWVGIVVGFIIGAAAEAWGIGNPETLIRLAKWEDRLFVDCILLGVAIATPIMYGLYAAGVGFHWSPKALYLIGVGLGGLLFGIGLAISGYFPGSTWMALGEGRRDAIYAIFGGLVGAAAWTALFQTPAGQWLVNTLNFGSQVIGASHPAGKEYLVPWSGLTPIDLFGISLVYAAILFTIAYYIPRYKGGQHSCLRSTLKGQVSDIEKAKRLDTAMYLTYGGLPYNDKSIAKKLNEYWAVESNVTRFYMISIGGIVGLTVVAEMFMHQIFGESTTYSWMAGHIFLPDFKYSQIVFKGIGWEPFSDIGTLLGSFFAAIFLTRRFTAFRKNIPLSWQKRFGDNEAIRALGSFGGTALMMFGARMANGCASGHILSGLLQMSLSGWEFLIAVMIGMLVTARIVYGER from the coding sequence ATGATAACATTTACAGCTCCTCTCTGGGTTGGAATTGTAGTAGGATTCATAATAGGAGCTGCGGCAGAAGCATGGGGCATAGGAAATCCGGAAACACTGATTAGACTTGCTAAATGGGAAGATAGACTGTTCGTGGATTGTATTTTACTAGGAGTTGCAATTGCTACTCCAATAATGTACGGGTTATACGCAGCGGGAGTGGGGTTCCACTGGTCTCCTAAAGCATTATATCTAATCGGAGTAGGTCTCGGCGGCCTCTTATTCGGTATCGGGCTTGCAATTTCGGGCTATTTCCCCGGTTCAACATGGATGGCATTAGGTGAGGGAAGAAGAGATGCAATATACGCAATATTTGGCGGACTTGTAGGAGCTGCTGCATGGACAGCTCTCTTTCAGACTCCAGCAGGACAATGGCTCGTTAATACCCTGAACTTCGGTAGCCAAGTTATAGGTGCAAGCCATCCGGCCGGTAAAGAATACTTAGTACCTTGGAGTGGTCTAACGCCTATCGATCTATTCGGAATTTCATTAGTTTATGCTGCTATACTGTTCACCATAGCATATTACATACCTAGATATAAGGGTGGTCAACACAGCTGTCTAAGGTCTACACTCAAAGGCCAAGTAAGCGATATTGAAAAAGCAAAAAGGCTTGATACAGCAATGTACTTAACTTACGGTGGTCTACCATATAATGACAAGTCAATTGCTAAGAAATTGAACGAATATTGGGCTGTAGAGAGTAACGTAACAAGGTTCTATATGATAAGCATAGGTGGTATAGTGGGCCTTACAGTAGTTGCCGAGATGTTCATGCACCAGATCTTCGGAGAGTCTACTACGTACTCTTGGATGGCAGGTCATATATTTCTTCCAGATTTCAAGTACAGTCAAATAGTGTTCAAAGGTATTGGCTGGGAACCCTTCAGTGATATAGGAACATTGCTAGGTTCGTTCTTCGCTGCGATATTCTTGACCCGGAGGTTTACTGCCTTTAGGAAGAATATTCCTCTAAGCTGGCAGAAGAGGTTTGGCGACAACGAGGCAATAAGGGCTCTTGGGTCATTCGGTGGGACTGCACTAATGATGTTTGGTGCCAGAATGGCTAACGGGTGTGCATCTGGTCATATATTAAGCGGACTCTTACAGATGTCCTTAAGCGGTTGGGAATTCTTAATTGCGGTAATGATCGGAATGCTGGTTACTGCAAGAATAGTATATGGTGAGAGGTGA